The genomic segment CCAAAAACGCTAAAGAAGCCGCTCTGAATGCGGCAGCCCGCGAGAAGCTAGCCGGCCTAAAGGACTGGGAAATTCTCAAGAAGAGCTTCGAGCGGATGAAGTAGCACGGCAAAAGGAGCAGCGGTGTCCCACGGCTGCTTTCTGGCTGACCAAGCGCAGACTGCTCCAATAGCTTCAAAGGACGCTGTTGGAGTCCAGGCTCAGAGACTCCTGAGTGGTCTGAAATCCAGACGGCACTGTAACGCCTCAGTGACTCGGGGCTGCCGGCTGAAGCCGGCGTTCCGGACGCGCGGAACGCCGCCTTTAGGCGGCAGCGCCCGCCGTCACTAACCGATTACTCGACAGTTCGATTTTTGCAGTCGTACAAATAGTCCCCCGGGCATTTCTCCTGTTGCGCATCCAAGCTCGCGCATGCCCCACTCAGAAGCAAACAGGGAATTTCCCAGGTACTTCTGGAACTCATTATCACCAATGGGCTGGTTTGCCAGCTCGTTTTCAGCGTGCGCCTGCTCCGCAAGGGCAGGGGCTAATGGAAACCCGTCGAGCTGCTCTCTTCTTCCCTCGGCGGGAATTCGAAATTGGCTTTGCCGGTTTCATCCATAACGAGATAGGCGCGGAAGGGCCGGCCCGTTTTGGAAATGAATTGGCTGAGGATGTCGGTTCTGCCTTCTACGAGGAGTTTGGCGGCTTGGGCGCGGTCGATGGGTTGCTGCAAGATGACTTTGCTTATTTTAAATTTACAGGGGCGCTTCTCAGCTTGCGACTTTTCGCAGAGATAAGCGGCCTCGGTTTCAAATACCTGTCCGCCGCACTTGGGGCACTTGCCAATGGGTTCTTGCCCGGTGAAATCCAGTTTAGGCTGGGGCTCCTTGGGTTCGCTGGATTTTGCTGCGCCCCGTTTTGATTTGGCGCGCGGCTCGAATTCGAAACCGATCTCGCCGTCTTTCAGGGCGAGGAATGCCTTGAATGGCCGTCCCTTTTTGGAGATGAACTTGTCAAGGAGATCAGTCTTGCCTGTGGCCAGCAGCTTCTCCATTTGGCCCCTCTCGATGGGTTGTTGAAGGATAATCTTGCTCGCCCGTCGAAAATCGCATGTGTGGTTAGGGCCTACGGTTCGCTCACAGACATAATGCATCGCGGTTTCGAATATCCGCTGCCCGCACTTGGGGCATTTGCCGACCGGCTCCTGCCCGCTAAAGTCCACTTCCTCGATTTGGCCCTCGCCGTTGCGTTGTTCCTGTCCGAAATCCCATTCCATCTTGTTCTCGGCGTTCAAGCGCAGGACGGCCGCGAAGGGTCTGCCCATCCGGCTGCGGAACCCCTGCAATGGTCCGAGCTGCCGGTGCCGGATCAGTTGCTCGACCTCCTTGGCTTCAAAGAGACGGCCTTTGATGATTTTCCAAATGGAGAACTCACATTTAACGCACTGAAAGGCCTTGTAGCGTTCGTGAACTTCTCCGCCGCATTGAGGACAAGGGACGTGCAGGACGCCGAAATCGCCGGGGATAGTGTCCAACTCGAACTTTTTGGCGCGCTCGACGATATGGCGGGTCATGTCGGTGATACCGGTCATGAACTCGACGCGGCTCTTTTGCCGGCGCTGGACCTGGCGCAACTGGAATTCCCAATCGCCAGTCAATTCGGGTTTGGTCAGTTCCGGGATGCCCAGGCCGTTGAGCAGTTCCATCAGTGCAAAGGCCTTGGCGGTGGCTTGCAGCTCTTTGCCCTGGCGCAGGAGGTACTGTTCATAGATCAGGCCCTCGATAGTGGCGGCGCGGGTGGCCGGCGTGCCCAACCCCTTTTCGCTCATAGCCTCGCGCAGCTCTTCATCCTCGACCAGTTTGCCAGCCCCTTCCATTGCGCCGAGCAGGGTGGCCTCGGTAAACCGGGGTGGTGGTTTGGTTTGATTAGCTTTGACTTCGACGTTGCTGGTTTGGACCTGCTCGCCGGGCTGCACAGGGGCCAGGCTCGGGGCGTCATCGCCTTGCGCCTCCCGTCCATAAACAGCCAGCCACCCCGGGTTCACGAGGACTTTGCCAACGCTCTTAAACGGCTCGGTCTCGACCCTCGTAATGCGGGTCGTTTCGAGAAACTCAGCAGCGGGATAAAAAACAGCCAGGAAGCGCTTGGTGACCATGTCGTAGAGCTTCTGCTCTGGCTCGTTGAGGCCCTTGGGCGGCTCGGTGGTGGGGATAATCGCAAAGTGATCGGAGACCTTCGCATTATTGAAGATGCGCTTGTTGGGTTTGACCCAATTATTCTTGAGCACGGTTTCCGCCAGCGAGCCGTAAGATGTGCCCGAAAGCATACCGAGCGTTTTGCGGACCGTGTCCTGGTAGTCCTCGGGCAAGGCGCGGGAATCAGTTCTTGGATAGGTCAAAACCTTGTGCCGCTCGTAGAGGGCCTGAGCCAGCTTCAGAGTGTTGGAGGCGCTGAACCCGAACCGGCTATTGGCCTCACGCTGCAAACCGGTCAGATCGAACAGCAAGGGCGAAAGCTGCGTGCTGGGCTTGCTCTCCTCCGTTACGATGCCGGGTTTGCCCAAACATTTTTCGCGAA from the Verrucomicrobiia bacterium genome contains:
- a CDS encoding DNA topoisomerase III, whose amino-acid sequence is MGKALIIAEKPSVATDIARALGGFKKNEDYFESEHYVLSSAVGHLLELIVPEGVEPARGKWSFAHLPVIPPHFDLQPIEKSQSRLKVLGKLIKRKDVDLLINACDAGREGELIFRNIARYTHAKQPVKRLWLQSMTPAAIREGFSTLREDAEMLPLADAAVSRSEADWLVGINGTRAMTAFNSKSGGFFKTTVGRVQTPTLAIVVEREQRIRKFVPRDYWEVLGTFQAQGGEYTGKWFDEKFVRAEKDADAELRAERLWERERAEAIREKCLGKPGIVTEESKPSTQLSPLLFDLTGLQREANSRFGFSASNTLKLAQALYERHKVLTYPRTDSRALPEDYQDTVRKTLGMLSGTSYGSLAETVLKNNWVKPNKRIFNNAKVSDHFAIIPTTEPPKGLNEPEQKLYDMVTKRFLAVFYPAAEFLETTRITRVETEPFKSVGKVLVNPGWLAVYGREAQGDDAPSLAPVQPGEQVQTSNVEVKANQTKPPPRFTEATLLGAMEGAGKLVEDEELREAMSEKGLGTPATRAATIEGLIYEQYLLRQGKELQATAKAFALMELLNGLGIPELTKPELTGDWEFQLRQVQRRQKSRVEFMTGITDMTRHIVERAKKFELDTIPGDFGVLHVPCPQCGGEVHERYKAFQCVKCEFSIWKIIKGRLFEAKEVEQLIRHRQLGPLQGFRSRMGRPFAAVLRLNAENKMEWDFGQEQRNGEGQIEEVDFSGQEPVGKCPKCGQRIFETAMHYVCERTVGPNHTCDFRRASKIILQQPIERGQMEKLLATGKTDLLDKFISKKGRPFKAFLALKDGEIGFEFEPRAKSKRGAAKSSEPKEPQPKLDFTGQEPIGKCPKCGGQVFETEAAYLCEKSQAEKRPCKFKISKVILQQPIDRAQAAKLLVEGRTDILSQFISKTGRPFRAYLVMDETGKANFEFPPREEESSSTGFH